The Opitutaceae bacterium nucleotide sequence ATGATTCTTCGGTTCTTCATGATGGGTCGTGGATGACAGAGTTGTCAGGTTAACCGGAGCCGGTGCCTCCTTCGCATTCCAAACGGAATCCGACTGAGGCAGGGGTAGTGGATCGGGCCATAGTCTACCCGATTCTCCCGCCAATGACCAAGGCCATCGAGCGGAAATATCCGGCCACTTGAGTCCGGGTCGATTCTGGTCGAAGCGGCCCGCCGGTTCGTGCTCCCGACCGGGTGGGGTGACCGTACCGGGCTTCATGACCGGATCTGGATATCCGGGGGCGGACTCAGATCGACGGGTTGCGCCGGGTCTGGCCCGGAGATTGGCCGATCTGTCGGCGGTAGAGATTGCGAAGCTGGCGGCCGTCGGCATACCCGCAGGCCCTGGCCACATCCTCGACTTTCAGGTTCCCATCGTTCAGGAGAGATCGGGCACGTTCGAGGCGCAGTCGGATGAGATACTCGCCGACGGAGAGGGAAAGGCTTTTGCGGAAGCGGCGGGAGAGGGTTCGGGGACTCGCTCCCACCACCCTGGCCAGGACCTCCAGTTTCGGGGGGTGGTCAAGGTGTTCGATCAGGACGTTCTGGGTGCGGTGCACCAGATCGTCCTGATGATTGCGGAATTGAAGGTAGATGCTCTCCTGTTCGAAAGCTGCGGTGCGGCGCACGTAGACCACAAGTCGGTGGGCGATTTCGAAGGCCAGTCTTGACCCGTGCCGTTTCCCGATCAGGTGAATGGCCAGGTCAATACCGGAGGCGACCCCCGCGCTGGTCAGCAGGCGGTCTTCCTCGACAAAGACGACGCCGTGCTTCACCCGGGTGAGCGGATAGAGTTCCTGGAGGGCTTTCGTATCGGCCCAGTGGGTGGTGCAGGCAAGGCCGTCGAGGATGCCGGCCTCGGCCAGGAAGAAAGCGCCGGTGCAGACCGAACAGATTGTTGCGCCGCTCTGTCGGCATTGCCGCAGCCATTCGAACAACGTGGCGTGTTCCCTGCGGAACGCCGGTGTGATGATGTGATCTCCCTGATATCCGGCGACGAAAAGCGTGTCTTCCGGCTCGAGCCGGATATCCTGGTAGGGCCTCAGGTTTGAGAACACCAGATTTCCTCCGATCGGCACGGATTTCGTCAGGGCGCAGACTTCGATCCGATAGGGATGACCGAGGCGTTCCGCCATCTGGAAAACCTGAAATGGACCGATCAGATCCAGGCCGGTCAGCGTTGGAGGGGCGAAGAAGACGATACGGGGATTCATCGATTGAACGGCGCGTCTCCCGATCCGGGCATGAAGCGCTCAGGCGTGAATGGCACTAAGTTAGGGGGTATTCAGGAGGGATCACGAGATGTAGCCGCGGCAGTCTCTTGCCGCGTATCCACGATGACACGCCCCAAGAGACCGGGGCGACTACACCAGACAAATACACCAACAAGAAATGCCAGTTCTGAGCCAAAGAATCTGCTTATCTTAGGGCGAATCGACATTCAAATTGCGCTGCTGGTGAGAAGAGAAGCGGAAGCAGCGCAAGGCGGTGGCACGGAAGGCGTGCTGGAAGCACGTGTCCGTGCCACCAACGCCGCGACCTTCCGCTTCGCTCTCATCCTTCGGACGGGTCTGCGGAAGCGCTCAGCCGCGTTCCTTTTGCGACAGAAGCCCTTCAAGGGATTCTCGCCGCAAAAGCGCCTTGCTGAGGCCCTCCCGCAGTTCCCGCCAGCGCACAATTTGAATGTCGATTCGCCCTAGTGCCATTCCGGTCAGCCGTCATTGCTTTCCAGGCCTGGGTCTGGCGTCGGATCCTGCCTTGGAGTGTGGGGAGGGTGCAATACTTTCGTTTGGCGGACGGCGCCTGCCTCAACCGGATGCGGAAGGTCTGGCGGCACACCCGATCCGGGTGCAGCGCAGGGCCTGGATCGGCCCGGGTCGATCCCATCGGGTTGGTGCGGGATTGCCGGGATCCAGGGCCGCGAAGGCCTAATGGTCGTTATGACCGAAACTTCTAGTGATGCTCTCAAATGCATCAGTCTTGTTGTGGGTGGGGTCGTCTGACAAAATCCAGACAGGAACGGCTCGCTGCCGGAATTTCCCGCTTCACCCCCCCAAAAAAAGGAAAGGAGAACAATGAAGAACGACGGCCAGATGATCCAATCCCGTCGCGAATTCCTCGCCGCCACTTCGAAGCTTGGAGTGGCCTGTGGTTTCACCTGCCTTTGTCCCATGTCCCGGCTTGCCGCCCAGGACAGCTACAGTGCTGTTCCGGACCCCAAGAAGCTGAATTACTGCGCCTATGTCTGCTCGAAGGATTGCGTGATGAAAGTGGCCGGCGAATCCGGTGATCTGGAGCTGAAGCGCGCGGCCTACAAGGAATGGAAAATCAAGGAACGCTACGGACTGGAATTTGATCCGGACCAGATCTTCTGCAAAGGGTGCAAGACCGAGGAGGCCAACGCCGGAGCCGCGGTCGGGAATTGTCCGGTCCGCAAGTGCGCAATGGAGCGGGGGCTCAACGGCTGCATCGAGTGCTGGGAACTGGAGACCTGTGATCAGCAACTCTGGAAGGAGTCTCCGTCCTTCCACGCCCGGGTCATTCGAATGCAGGAACGGTATCGGTCTTATTGACGGGCAATTCCCAGGGAGTTCCTCTGCTGCGAAGTCCAGGCCGGTGTCACTCATGCAGGGTGATCCCATGGGCGGCGAGTTTTCGATCATAGCTGACCACTTCGCTGCGGGTGCGGTTGGCCTGCGCAATGATGATCCGGTCGAAGGGATCGCTGAGATGTTCGGGCAGACTGACTGCAGCGTCGAAGTCTTCGGCTTCAACGGGCAGGACAAGGCATTCGTAGCGGGAGATGGCCTCGTCCCAGAATTCCCGGGCTGAATTGAACGGCTCAACTTTCAGTTGTTCCTTTTTCGCCTTCAAGGCGACTTCAAACAGACTGCAGGCGGAGACGTAGAGAGAGTCCGACGATGCGATCAGCTTCAGGGTATTGCGCGTCAGTTTCTTCTGAGCAAGGCCCGAGAGGGAAAGCAGGGCGCAGGTATCCAGGATCAGATCCATCCCTCGATATCCTTGGCATCAACGGGAGCGGTCGCCACCTCGGTGGTCACTGTTGCCCGAACCCCGTCCAGCGGCCGGACATTTCGCTGTCTCCGTTGGTGTGGGACGAGGTCAAACCAGGGCTTTCCGTTCTTTGAAACGATAATCCGCTGTCCGGCGTGGGCCAGATCTCCGAACTTGCTCAGGTTGCTCTTCACCTCCCGGATGGGTGCTTTCATCAGGCAAAAATGTAGTCACCGTGACTACAATGTCAAGGATGGATCAGGCCGGAGATCTCACGCTCGGCCGGTTCGGGCTTCCAGAAACGGACGAGTGCTCGTCGCCTGGATCGCAGTCGGACAAAATGGCGGGCCACAAGGCAGGTGACTTCAGGGGTTCTGGGTCACGGTGTCGCCGGCTCCGGTATAGAGATCGAGCGGCTCTTCGAATTCCAGCTTCACCGCGGTGGCGAGGGGATCGATCCGTTCGGAGGGCAGATCGACCCAGGTCACGCCGGGAAGTCCAGCCCAGGCGGCTCCACCCACCTGGCGACACTCGATCGGGTCGGGATGACCGAGGACGGTGGCGCGCTTCACGGGATTGCGGATGCCCTTGATCGGGATGGGACCCTGGGGCCGGTCGAAGGTGATGAGGTAGAGTGTGCGGCGGTCGGGGGAGAGGGTGGTCAGGGCGGGCACGTGACCGGCAGGGATACCGGCTTCGGTTCCGAAGATGGCCTCACCGTTGGTCCTCAACCAGCCGCCCATTGCTTCGAGCACGGCGACGGATTGTTCGGGGATGGAGCCGTCGACCTTGGGTCCGATATCGAGGAGGAGGGATCCGCCAAGGGAGGCGCATTCCGCCAGCATCCACAGGCATTGGCGGGGCGATTTGAAATTGTCGTCCTTGAGCTGGAACCCCCAGGAATCGTTGATCGTGACGCAGAACTCCCAGGTGCCTTCAGGTCGGGTCACCGGGATGGCTTGTTCCGGCGTGCTGTAATCGCCGTAGCCGCCCATCCGGCTGTTCAGGACGACGTTCGGTGCCCATGCATGGAGTTGATCGCGCAATTCCTTGAATCGCCATTGTTCACTGTCCCGCTCCCAATCACCGTCGAACCAGAGCAGATCCGGCCGGTAGTTCTGACAGAGCTCCTGCAATTGGGCGCGGTGGAATTTCAGGAAGCGTTCCCAGGCGGCAGGATCCTCCTTGCCCTGGGGATAGCCGAAGCGATTCGTGTGCCGTTTGGCGTGATCGTGGGGTTGTTTGCCTTTGGGCAGGACAGAGGCGTAATCCGGATGGGACCAGTCGAGATGGGAAAAGTAGATGCCGACCTTCAGGCCTTGCTTCCTGAGGGCTTCGCAATAGGGGCCGATCAGGTCCCGACCGGCCGGGGCACCTTCGACCGCGTTGAGGGGACTCTGGGCGGTCGGCCAGAGGGCGAATCCGTCATGGTGCTTGGCAGTGAGGACTGAGTATTGTGCTCCTGCTCGCGCAAAAAGCTCCGCCCATTTTCCCGGGTCGTAGGCGGCGGCCGTGAATTCCTTCGCGCCGGCCATGTAGTCGTCGTAATCGACCTCGCCATTGAAGAACGGCCAGGACTCGGCCCAGCGGCCGTGGGAATAGATGCCCCAATGAATGAAGATCCCGAACCGGGCGTGTTTGAACCAGGGTTGGAGCATGAAGGTTCACTTACCCGATTTTCGTCCTGGAGGCACGCCGGATTCTCTCGAGGCCGTTTGGTTTCCGCCGTTCAACTCCGATTCTCATTGATCTTAGGACTCGCGACGGGTTCCCGTCTGCCCCATAAGTCGTCGTCATGATCTTCGACACCCTTGACCAATTGGACCGTTACCGCGGACTGGGGTCCCGGTTTGCCAAGGCATTTGACTTCCTGAAGACCCTTGACGGGAACGCACCGGATGGCCGGATCGACCTAGATGGAGATGACCTCTTCATTCTTGTCCAGAGCTACGAGACCCAGCCGGAAGAACGGAAGGAATTCGAATCGCACCGGATCTATGCGGACATCCAGGTGGTCCTTTCCGGTGAAGAGACCCTGCTTTATGCTCCTCTGGAGGCACTCACGGCGGTCGATCCCTACAACGAAGAGAAAGACTTTCAGCTCTATCCGATGCGCGGCGGGGTGACCCGTCTTGAGGCTGGTCCCGGCGCGGTGGCCCTCTTCTTCCCTCCGGATGGGCATGTGCCCGGCTGCGCCTCACCGGCCGGTCCAATGGCGGTGAAGAAGGCGGTGGTCAAGGTCCGGCTCTGAAAGTGGCGGAGAGGGAGGGATTGGATTGGCGCGTCGCACCAAGGGCTTTGCCCCGACCTGCGGTCGTCCCATCTTCGCTTTCGCTCCGTCGAACCCCGAGGGTGTAGGTCGCATTCGCGACAGAGATGTCGCCTTTCAGGCTCGGAACTCATCCCTCCAGGACCAATTTGGCGGAGAGGGAGGGATTCGAACCCTCGGTACGGTTTCCCGTACACATGATTTCCAATCATGCACATTCGGCCACTCTGTCACCTCTCCTGAGCCAAAAGGGTCGTTCTGAACGGAGATCGGCGGAGACGCAAGCCCTGCATGATTGAAAATCCCATGATTGGGAGCCTCGCCTGAGGGCGTCGGCATTGTCGCCTGCGTGGCAGGCTCGGAACCAATCATGCGCATTCGGCCACTCTGTCACCTCTCCTGAGCCAAAGGGGTCGTTCTGAACGGAGATCGGTGGAGACGCAAGCCCTGCATGATTGAAAATCCTATGATTGGGAGCCTCGCCTGAGGCGTCGGCGTTGTCGCCTGCAAGGCAGGGGCAGCCGCGCGGGTCAACGCATTCGAGACATTGGATCCGGAACGAGTCCACCGATCGAGCGCATTAAGGGCACATATTAGGAAATGCCGCTTGCCTGCCTCTGGGCGAGGGCCTTAACGTTTCGCAAATTTGTGCACCTTCAAACGGGGCCGTTCCGACTCATGGTTTCAGCGAATCAGGAATTCAACTATAACAGCAAGATCGAGGGCGAGGTCATCATCAGCAAGGCTTCGGCGGTCGTGAACTGGATCCGCTCGAACTCGATGTGGCCGATGCCGATGGGACTGGCCTGCTGCGCGATCGAGTTGATGGCGGCCGGGGCCTCCCGTTTCGACATCAGCCGCTTCGGCATGGAGGTCATGCGATTTTCGCCCCGGCAGTCCGACGTCATGATCGTCGCCGGCACCGTCACCTACAAGATGGCGACGGCGGTCCGTCGGATCTACGATCAGATGGCCGAGCCCCGCTGGGTCGTGGCGATGGGCGCCTGCGCCTCCTCAGGCGGCATGTACCGCTCCTATGCGGTCCTTCAGGGTGTGGACCGGATCCTGCCGGTCGATGTTTACATCAGCGGCTGTCCCCCCCGGCCCGAGGCACTCCTCGATGCCCTCATGAAACTGCAGAGCCAGGTCCGCAAGGAGCCTTCGGTCAGCAATCTTATTCGCGCCTGACCGCATGACAACCGCCGACCTCCTGCCCGAGCTTTCAGCCCAGTTTCCGGAGATCACCGAACGTGCGAGCCTCGACTGGCCCGCCTTCAACGTGCCGGCCTCCATCCTTATCCCGGCGATGACCCATCTGCGCGACGCGCACGGGTTCGACATGCTGGTCGATGTGACCGCAATCGACTGGGAGAAGGAGACGCCCCGCTTTTCCGCGGTCTACCACCTGCTCTCGACGAAGAAGCACGTTTACCTACGGGTGGTCACGCCTTGTGAGGAAGTCAACGACGAGCCTCGGGTCCCGAGCCTGGTTTCCGTCTGGCCGGCCGCCGGGTGGCACGAGCGGGAGACCTATGACATGTTCGGGGTCATTTTTGAGGGACACGGCGACCTCCGCCGTATCCTGATGTGGGAAGGCTATCCCTATTTCCCTTTGCGCAAGGAGTTCCCCCTCGCGGGCATCGAGACCGAGCTGCCCGACGCCGAGGTGGCCGAGGAGACTGGGGTCAAGGTGAAGTCGGCCCCGATGATGGGCGGCCCGTTCGTCGCGCCTCAGGAGAACGTGGTGAGTCGACGTGAACCCCGGGCCCGCGACGAGAGCTGGACCGAAGGGAAGGAGAAACCGCAGCGTTGAAGCGCGCTGGAGACTGACATGGCCGACAATTACACATTTACCGATGGGGCCTCACGTGCCGCCCGGGCCGTCGAGGAGATGGAGACGGAGAAGATGTCCATCAACATGGGGCCGTCCCATCCGAGCACCCACGGGGTCCTCCGGCTGCAGCTTGAGCTCAATGGCGAGACGGTGGTGAAGTGCGACCCCGTGGTCGGCTACCTGCACCGCGGCGATGAGAAGATCGCCGAGAACATGACCTACAACCAGTTCGTTCCCTACACGGACCGGTTGGACTACCTCGCCCCTCTGGCCAATAATGTCGCCTACGCGATGACGGTGGAGAAGCTCGCCAAGCTCGAGCTGCCTCCTCGCGGCCAGGCCATCCGCGCCCTCATCTGTGAACTGGCCCGGATCTCCTCCCATCTCCTCGGGATCGGCGTCTATGGCATGGACACCGGGGCGATGACCATTTTCCTCTACACGTTTGAGGAGCGCGAGAAGCTCTACCTGCTCTTTGAAGAGCTGACCGGGGCCCGCTTCACGACCAGTTACACCCGGATTGGCGGGATGTCCCGCGACATGCCGGAGGGGTGGACCGATCGGGTGCTCAAGTTCTGCGACGGTGTCCTTCCGGTCGTCGACCTGGTTGACAAGCTTCTGACCCGCAACCGGATCTTCCTCGACCGGACCGACGGCATCGGCGTGATCTCGCAGGAGGATGCCATCGCTTACGGTCTGACGGGACCCAATCTGCGGGCCACGGGCGTGGATTTCGACCTGCGCAAGACCAATCCCTACCTCGGCTACGAGAACTACGAGTTCGATGTCCCGGTCGGGACAAAGGGCGATTGCTACGATCGCTACCTTGTGCGCCTGGAGGAGGTCCGCCAGAGTGTGCGGCTGGTTCGGCAGATCATCGCGAAGATGCCGGACGGCCCCTGGTATGCGGAGCATGCCCGCAAGGTCTTTGCCCCGCGGAAGGAAAAGATCCTCACTTCGATGGAGGAGCTGATCCAGAACTTCATGCTGGTGACCGAGGGTCCGCAGATGCCGGCCGGTGAAGTGTATTTTGAGGCCGAGAACCCGAAGGGCGCCCTTGGCTTTTACATCGTAAGCAAGGGCGGCGGCGTGCCCTACCGCCTGAAGATCCGCTCTCCTTCCTTCTGCTCTCTCAATATCATGCCGAAAGTGGGCGTGGGCTGTCTGGTGGCGGATCTGTCGGCCATCCTGGGAAGCTTGGATTTCGTGATGGGCGAATGTGACCGTTGAGCGACGAGCGAACTGCAACGACCGGAATGAACCTCAAACCCGAAACCATCGAGACCATCGAGAAGCTCATCCCGCGCTACCCGCAGAAGCGGAGCGCGGTCATGCCCCTGCTTCACCATATCCAGTCGGATCAGGGAGTGATCTCCAATCAGGCGGTCGAATGGGTCGCGGCCAAGCTCGAGCTGCAGCCGATCAACGTCCTCGAGGTCGTCACCTTTTTCCCCTACTACCGCCAGAAGAAGCTCGGCAACTGCCATGTGCGGGTCTGCCAGACCCTTTCCTGTGCGCTGAAGGGCGCCTACCGGGTGGCGGAAAACCTGGAGAAGGCGCTCGAATGCAAGATCGGAACGACCCGCGCGGACGGTAAAGTGACTTTGGAATACGCGGAGTGCCTGGCCAGTTGCGGTTCCGGACCGGTCGCCCTGATCGACGAGGATCTTTTTGAGAACATCAAGGCCGCCGAACTGGACGGCCTGATCGAGGAAATCAACCGGCGGTCCGAAATCGGCGACCGTGCGGTGAAGAAGGAGGAGCGCTGATTGTCATGGCTGTGACCGAGACCCGGATTCTTCTCAAGCACGCCGATGAGCCCGGCTATTCGCCGGCGATCCGCAGCTATCTTCAGGTTGGCGGTTACGAGTCCCTGAAGAAGGCCCTGACCCTGAAGCCGGAAGAGATCCGGTTGGAGGTCAAGGCATCCGGCCTGCGCGGCCGCGGAGGGGCGGGCTTCCCCTGCGGGGTGAAGTGGCACGACCTGGTCGACCGCAAGAGCGGCAAACCGATCTACCTGATCTGCAATGCCGACGAATCCGAACCCGGCACCTTCAAGGATCGCCAGCTCATCCACAAGGATCCGCATCAGCTGATCGAGGGCATGATGATCTCCTGCTTCGCCAACGACGTGAAGCTGGCCTTCATCTATATCCGCGAGGAGATGCCGCTCGGCGCGAAGATTCTCGAGAAGGCCATCGAGGAGGCCCGGGAAAAGGGATTTGTCGGGGACAATATCCTGGGCTCCGGTTACTCCTGCGACATCATTGTCCACCGAGGAGCGGGCGCCTATATCTGCGGTGAGGAGACCGGCCTGATCGAATCGCTGGAGGGCAAGCGTGCCTACCCGCGGATGAAGCCGCCGTTTTTCCCGGCCGCCCTCGGCCTCTACAATTGCCCGACCATCGTCAACAACGTGGAGACCCTCTGCAATATCGTGCATATCGTGCGGATGGGGGCGGAGGAATACACGAAGATCGGCCGGCCGAAGAACTCCGGCACCCGGATCTGGTGCGTCAGCGGCCACGTCCAGCGCCCCGGCTACTACGAGGTCGGCGCGATCACGATGGGTGAGCTGCTCAACGACCTTTGCGGTGGTCCGCTCCCCGGACGGAAGTTCAAGGCGGTCGTTCCCGGCGGCGGATCGATGAAGATCCTGCGGGCCGACGAACGCTTCAAGTCGAAGGGGCCCGACGGCAAGGAAACCGAATACGGGCTCAATGACATCCCGCTGGACTTCGACGGGATCATGGCGGCCGGTTCCATGTCCGGCTCGGGCGGGGTCATGGTGATGGACGACTCGGTCGACATCCTCGAGGCGCTGGCCAACCTGACGGCCTTTTACGCCCACGAGAGCTGCGGGCAGTGCACACCCTGCCGGGAGGGCTCCCTCTGGGCCAAGAAGATCACCGCCCGGATGTGCAGCGGGGACGCTCGTAGTGGAGATTTAGATACACTTTACACCATGGCCGGAAACATCGGCGGAAGGACGGTCTGCCCGATGGGCTTTTCCACCACCTGGCCGGTCCAGAGCTATATCGACAAATTCCGGGACGAGATCGAGGAGCGCGCCCGTGAGAACCGCTGCGGCATGAGCCGGGAAGAGAGACTGATCCAGAAATGAGCGAGACCAAGCAGAATGACGGATTGATCAGCGTGTTCGTTGACGGCACGGAGGTCCGCTGTGCGCCCGGCACGAACATGATCGACGCGGCCGCCATGGCCGGCCGGGAGGTGCCGCATTATTGCTACCACCCGAAGCTGAGCGTGTCGGGCAATTGCCGGATGTGCCTGGTCCAGCTGGGACTGCCCGGACGGGACCGGGACACGGGCAAGCCGATGCTCGATGCGGAGGGCAACCCGGTCATTTCCTGGTTTCCGGGGCCGGCCATTGCCTGCGGCACCAAGGCCTCTCCGGGAATGCATATCCGCACCGATACCGACATGGTGCGGGAATGCCGCGAGGGCGTCATGGAATTCCTCCTGCTCAATCACCCGCTGGACTGCCCGATCTGTGACCAGGCTGGCGAGTGTCGCCTGCAGGAGTTTTCCACCAATTACGGCACGGGCTACAGCCGCTTTCTCGAGGAAAAGAACGTCAAGCCGAAGCGGACCGTCCTCGGCCCCCGGGTAATCCTCGATGATGAGCGCTGCATTCTCTGTTCGCGCTGCATCCGGTTCAGCAAGGAAGTGGCCGGGGACGATGTCCTCGGCTTTGTCGACCGCGGCAGCTACACCACGCTGACCTGCTACCCGGGCAAGAAGCTGGAGAACAACTACTCGCTCAACACGGTCGACATCTGCCCGGTGGGTGCCCTGACCAGCACGGATTTCCGTTTCAAGATGCGGGTCTGGTTTCTCAAGGCCACCCCGCAGATCGACACCGAGAGCAGCGTGGGCTGCAACACCCAGGTCTGGGCCCGGGAGGGCAAGATCTACCGGATCACGCCCCGTCGCAATGATGCGGTCAACGACACCTGGATGCCGGACAGCGGCCGGATCCTCTACAAGTCGGTTGAGGCGGAGGATCGTCTGACCGGCTGCCGCGTCGATGGCCAGTCCGTCGCCGCCGATGTGGCCGTGGCCGAAGCCGGGAGGCTTCTGGCGGAAGGTTCGGTGGCGGTGGTCGGTTCCGGTCGTTCCAGTGTCGAGGAACAGTTCCTTCTCAAGCAATTGGCCGACGCGCTGCAAGCGGCGCCCGCCCACCTGGTCTCCCGGGTCGGGGAGGGTGACGGCATCCTGCTTTCCCGTGACCGGAATCCCAATGTGCGCGGGGCGCTGGTGACCGGATTGATCGATTCCCTGCCGGATGCCCGGCTGGATACGCTGGGCGAAGCGATCGATTCCGGAGCGGTCAGGACCGTTCTTACCGTGGGGGAAGACCTGGTGGCGGCAGGAATCACCGAGGCGCAGTTGAAGAAGGTCCGGGTGATCGCCCTCGCCACCCACGAGAACCCGATGGTGGCCGCGGCCCGGGTGGTTCTGGCCGGTCTCACCGTCTTTGAGAAGAGCGGGTCCTTCGTCAACCAGCAGTTCCGGTTGCAGAAGTTCCTCCGGGCCGTCCCGGCTCCGGCCGGACCGGTCGATGATCTCGTCATCCTGGGGACCCTCCTGGCCCAGCGGACCGGTGAACGTGCCGCCTCGACCGTGGACGGCGTCTGGAGTGCCCTGAGCCGGGTCGTTCCCCAGCTTTCCGGGATAACCTTCGAAGGGATCGCCGATACCGGCAATCCCCTCGATGGATCGGCCTTCGATCACCTGTCTTTCGTTGAGGAGGAAACCCTCCACTACAAACCCGCCTCGCTGGCCACCGCCTGATATGATAGACTGGATTT carries:
- a CDS encoding helix-turn-helix domain-containing protein gives rise to the protein MNPRIVFFAPPTLTGLDLIGPFQVFQMAERLGHPYRIEVCALTKSVPIGGNLVFSNLRPYQDIRLEPEDTLFVAGYQGDHIITPAFRREHATLFEWLRQCRQSGATICSVCTGAFFLAEAGILDGLACTTHWADTKALQELYPLTRVKHGVVFVEEDRLLTSAGVASGIDLAIHLIGKRHGSRLAFEIAHRLVVYVRRTAAFEQESIYLQFRNHQDDLVHRTQNVLIEHLDHPPKLEVLARVVGASPRTLSRRFRKSLSLSVGEYLIRLRLERARSLLNDGNLKVEDVARACGYADGRQLRNLYRRQIGQSPGQTRRNPSI
- a CDS encoding DUF3795 domain-containing protein encodes the protein MKNDGQMIQSRREFLAATSKLGVACGFTCLCPMSRLAAQDSYSAVPDPKKLNYCAYVCSKDCVMKVAGESGDLELKRAAYKEWKIKERYGLEFDPDQIFCKGCKTEEANAGAAVGNCPVRKCAMERGLNGCIECWELETCDQQLWKESPSFHARVIRMQERYRSY
- a CDS encoding type II toxin-antitoxin system VapC family toxin produces the protein MDLILDTCALLSLSGLAQKKLTRNTLKLIASSDSLYVSACSLFEVALKAKKEQLKVEPFNSAREFWDEAISRYECLVLPVEAEDFDAAVSLPEHLSDPFDRIIIAQANRTRSEVVSYDRKLAAHGITLHE
- a CDS encoding alpha-L-fucosidase; this encodes MLQPWFKHARFGIFIHWGIYSHGRWAESWPFFNGEVDYDDYMAGAKEFTAAAYDPGKWAELFARAGAQYSVLTAKHHDGFALWPTAQSPLNAVEGAPAGRDLIGPYCEALRKQGLKVGIYFSHLDWSHPDYASVLPKGKQPHDHAKRHTNRFGYPQGKEDPAAWERFLKFHRAQLQELCQNYRPDLLWFDGDWERDSEQWRFKELRDQLHAWAPNVVLNSRMGGYGDYSTPEQAIPVTRPEGTWEFCVTINDSWGFQLKDDNFKSPRQCLWMLAECASLGGSLLLDIGPKVDGSIPEQSVAVLEAMGGWLRTNGEAIFGTEAGIPAGHVPALTTLSPDRRTLYLITFDRPQGPIPIKGIRNPVKRATVLGHPDPIECRQVGGAAWAGLPGVTWVDLPSERIDPLATAVKLEFEEPLDLYTGAGDTVTQNP
- a CDS encoding YhcH/YjgK/YiaL family protein, yielding MIFDTLDQLDRYRGLGSRFAKAFDFLKTLDGNAPDGRIDLDGDDLFILVQSYETQPEERKEFESHRIYADIQVVLSGEETLLYAPLEALTAVDPYNEEKDFQLYPMRGGVTRLEAGPGAVALFFPPDGHVPGCASPAGPMAVKKAVVKVRL
- the nuoB gene encoding NADH-quinone oxidoreductase subunit NuoB — translated: MVSANQEFNYNSKIEGEVIISKASAVVNWIRSNSMWPMPMGLACCAIELMAAGASRFDISRFGMEVMRFSPRQSDVMIVAGTVTYKMATAVRRIYDQMAEPRWVVAMGACASSGGMYRSYAVLQGVDRILPVDVYISGCPPRPEALLDALMKLQSQVRKEPSVSNLIRA
- a CDS encoding NADH-quinone oxidoreductase subunit C, giving the protein MTTADLLPELSAQFPEITERASLDWPAFNVPASILIPAMTHLRDAHGFDMLVDVTAIDWEKETPRFSAVYHLLSTKKHVYLRVVTPCEEVNDEPRVPSLVSVWPAAGWHERETYDMFGVIFEGHGDLRRILMWEGYPYFPLRKEFPLAGIETELPDAEVAEETGVKVKSAPMMGGPFVAPQENVVSRREPRARDESWTEGKEKPQR
- the nuoD gene encoding NADH dehydrogenase (quinone) subunit D, whose protein sequence is MADNYTFTDGASRAARAVEEMETEKMSINMGPSHPSTHGVLRLQLELNGETVVKCDPVVGYLHRGDEKIAENMTYNQFVPYTDRLDYLAPLANNVAYAMTVEKLAKLELPPRGQAIRALICELARISSHLLGIGVYGMDTGAMTIFLYTFEEREKLYLLFEELTGARFTTSYTRIGGMSRDMPEGWTDRVLKFCDGVLPVVDLVDKLLTRNRIFLDRTDGIGVISQEDAIAYGLTGPNLRATGVDFDLRKTNPYLGYENYEFDVPVGTKGDCYDRYLVRLEEVRQSVRLVRQIIAKMPDGPWYAEHARKVFAPRKEKILTSMEELIQNFMLVTEGPQMPAGEVYFEAENPKGALGFYIVSKGGGVPYRLKIRSPSFCSLNIMPKVGVGCLVADLSAILGSLDFVMGECDR
- a CDS encoding NAD(P)H-dependent oxidoreductase subunit E, with translation MNLKPETIETIEKLIPRYPQKRSAVMPLLHHIQSDQGVISNQAVEWVAAKLELQPINVLEVVTFFPYYRQKKLGNCHVRVCQTLSCALKGAYRVAENLEKALECKIGTTRADGKVTLEYAECLASCGSGPVALIDEDLFENIKAAELDGLIEEINRRSEIGDRAVKKEER
- the nuoF gene encoding NADH-quinone oxidoreductase subunit NuoF; the encoded protein is MAVTETRILLKHADEPGYSPAIRSYLQVGGYESLKKALTLKPEEIRLEVKASGLRGRGGAGFPCGVKWHDLVDRKSGKPIYLICNADESEPGTFKDRQLIHKDPHQLIEGMMISCFANDVKLAFIYIREEMPLGAKILEKAIEEAREKGFVGDNILGSGYSCDIIVHRGAGAYICGEETGLIESLEGKRAYPRMKPPFFPAALGLYNCPTIVNNVETLCNIVHIVRMGAEEYTKIGRPKNSGTRIWCVSGHVQRPGYYEVGAITMGELLNDLCGGPLPGRKFKAVVPGGGSMKILRADERFKSKGPDGKETEYGLNDIPLDFDGIMAAGSMSGSGGVMVMDDSVDILEALANLTAFYAHESCGQCTPCREGSLWAKKITARMCSGDARSGDLDTLYTMAGNIGGRTVCPMGFSTTWPVQSYIDKFRDEIEERARENRCGMSREERLIQK
- a CDS encoding 2Fe-2S iron-sulfur cluster-binding protein — encoded protein: MSETKQNDGLISVFVDGTEVRCAPGTNMIDAAAMAGREVPHYCYHPKLSVSGNCRMCLVQLGLPGRDRDTGKPMLDAEGNPVISWFPGPAIACGTKASPGMHIRTDTDMVRECREGVMEFLLLNHPLDCPICDQAGECRLQEFSTNYGTGYSRFLEEKNVKPKRTVLGPRVILDDERCILCSRCIRFSKEVAGDDVLGFVDRGSYTTLTCYPGKKLENNYSLNTVDICPVGALTSTDFRFKMRVWFLKATPQIDTESSVGCNTQVWAREGKIYRITPRRNDAVNDTWMPDSGRILYKSVEAEDRLTGCRVDGQSVAADVAVAEAGRLLAEGSVAVVGSGRSSVEEQFLLKQLADALQAAPAHLVSRVGEGDGILLSRDRNPNVRGALVTGLIDSLPDARLDTLGEAIDSGAVRTVLTVGEDLVAAGITEAQLKKVRVIALATHENPMVAAARVVLAGLTVFEKSGSFVNQQFRLQKFLRAVPAPAGPVDDLVILGTLLAQRTGERAASTVDGVWSALSRVVPQLSGITFEGIADTGNPLDGSAFDHLSFVEEETLHYKPASLATA